In a single window of the Bradyrhizobium sp. ORS 285 genome:
- a CDS encoding ABC transporter substrate-binding protein, with product MGGHVVLGVLARSLIGAIGLMVAANAAVAADTVDIAIGYLGRAGVPQTLSPLDQPAADDGVAGAKLAIEDNNTTGKFLNQRFTLIDRRVKDDEDATLAANELAGKTGFILADLPADALLKVADSLRGRGITLLNVGATDDRLREQDCRANVIHVAPTRSMLADGLAQYLVWKQWKRWLLVTGSHDNDKLFADALRRAATRFGAKIVEERTFEDTGGARRTDSGVTLIQRQMPVFTQKAPAYDVLVAADESEVFANYLPYRTWDPRPVAGSAGLRPTSWDPAQDQWGATQLQNRFMKLASRRMDALDMQAWMAVRMVGEAASRTNSGDTKAMTDYLKSPNFTIAAFKGTRLSLRDWNLQLRQPILLADGRMIVSVSPQEGFLHQVSELDTLGVDRPETKCKLQ from the coding sequence ATGGGAGGACACGTGGTCCTTGGAGTTCTGGCCCGATCCCTGATCGGCGCGATCGGCCTCATGGTCGCCGCGAACGCCGCTGTCGCTGCTGACACGGTCGACATCGCGATCGGCTATCTCGGCCGCGCCGGCGTGCCGCAGACCCTGTCGCCGCTCGACCAGCCGGCGGCCGATGACGGCGTGGCGGGCGCGAAGCTCGCGATCGAGGACAACAACACCACCGGCAAGTTCCTCAACCAGCGCTTCACGCTGATCGACCGCCGCGTGAAGGATGATGAGGACGCGACCCTGGCGGCGAACGAACTCGCCGGCAAGACCGGCTTCATCCTCGCCGACCTGCCTGCGGACGCGCTGCTGAAGGTCGCCGATAGCCTGCGCGGCCGCGGCATCACGCTGCTAAACGTCGGCGCCACCGACGATCGCCTGCGCGAGCAGGACTGCCGCGCCAACGTCATCCATGTCGCGCCGACGCGCTCGATGTTGGCCGATGGCCTCGCGCAATATCTGGTGTGGAAGCAGTGGAAGCGCTGGTTGCTCGTCACCGGCTCGCACGACAACGACAAACTGTTCGCCGACGCGCTGCGCCGCGCCGCCACGCGCTTCGGCGCCAAGATCGTCGAGGAACGCACCTTCGAGGACACCGGCGGCGCGCGGCGCACCGATAGCGGCGTCACCCTGATCCAGCGCCAGATGCCGGTGTTCACGCAGAAGGCGCCGGCCTATGACGTGCTGGTCGCCGCCGACGAAAGCGAGGTGTTCGCCAACTACCTGCCCTACCGCACCTGGGACCCGCGCCCCGTCGCGGGCTCCGCGGGGCTGCGGCCGACCAGCTGGGATCCAGCGCAGGACCAGTGGGGCGCGACGCAGTTGCAGAACCGCTTCATGAAGCTCGCCTCGCGCCGCATGGACGCGCTGGACATGCAGGCCTGGATGGCCGTGCGCATGGTCGGCGAAGCGGCGTCACGCACCAACTCCGGCGATACGAAGGCGATGACGGACTATCTCAAGAGCCCGAACTTCACCATCGCCGCCTTCAAGGGCACGCGGCTGTCGCTGCGCGACTGGAACCTGCAACTGCGGCAGCCGATCCTGCTGGCGGACGGCCGCATGATCGTCTCGGTCTCCCCGCAGGAAGGCTTCCTGCACCAGGTCTCCGAACTCGACACGCTGGGCGTCGACCGCCCCGAAACGAAGTGCAAGCTGCAATGA
- a CDS encoding DUF3280 domain-containing protein gives MSLTSAHAEPPKVAVFDFELIDTSLQGEVQGPRQDEQQRLAHAAEQLRTALQDSGKFQVLDIAPVNDAAHHSNLQACGGCDVKLASDLGADLAITGTVQKVSNLILNMNIYLRDAHTGKPVAAMTADMRGNTDESWTRTMAWLIRNRLLAPKDGAPQAQ, from the coding sequence ATGTCCTTAACATCAGCGCATGCCGAGCCGCCGAAGGTGGCCGTGTTCGATTTCGAGCTGATCGACACCAGCCTGCAGGGCGAGGTGCAGGGGCCACGCCAGGACGAGCAGCAGCGGCTGGCGCATGCGGCCGAGCAGTTGCGAACGGCGCTGCAGGACTCCGGCAAATTCCAAGTGCTCGACATCGCTCCCGTTAACGATGCGGCGCACCACAGCAATCTGCAGGCCTGCGGCGGCTGTGACGTCAAGCTCGCCTCCGACCTCGGCGCCGATCTCGCCATCACCGGCACGGTGCAGAAGGTGTCCAATCTCATCCTCAACATGAACATCTATCTGCGCGACGCTCACACCGGGAAGCCGGTCGCGGCCATGACCGCCGACATGCGCGGCAACACCGACGAATCCTGGACCCGCACCATGGCCTGGCTGATCCGCAACCGCCTGCTGGCCCCGAAGGACGGCGCGCCGCAGGCGCAGTAG
- the fghA gene encoding S-formylglutathione hydrolase, with translation MTLTTVSQNKSHGGVQGVYRHASQETKTEMTFSVFVPAHAEGAKLPVVWYLSGLTCTHANVTEKGEFRAACAELGLIFVAPDTSPRGDGVPGDANNAYDFGLGAGFYVDATQEPFARNYRMWSYVTEELPHVVAANFPVDPRRQSVMGHSMGGHGALTVALRNPDRYRAASAFSPIVAPSQVPWGEKALTGYLGSDKAAWRKHDAVALIEDGARVSDLLVDVGTADQFLEQQLRPELLKAACEKANIPLLLRKQEGYDHSYYFISTYMADHLRWHAARLGR, from the coding sequence ATGACGCTCACGACCGTCTCGCAGAACAAGTCCCATGGCGGCGTCCAGGGCGTCTATCGCCATGCCAGCCAGGAAACCAAGACCGAGATGACGTTCTCGGTGTTCGTGCCGGCGCACGCCGAAGGCGCGAAGCTGCCGGTCGTCTGGTATCTCTCCGGCCTCACCTGCACCCACGCCAATGTCACCGAGAAGGGCGAGTTCCGCGCCGCCTGCGCCGAGCTCGGCCTGATCTTCGTCGCGCCCGACACCTCGCCGCGCGGCGACGGCGTGCCCGGCGATGCCAACAACGCCTATGATTTCGGCCTCGGCGCCGGCTTCTATGTCGATGCGACGCAAGAGCCGTTCGCCAGGAACTATCGAATGTGGAGCTACGTCACCGAGGAGCTGCCGCACGTGGTCGCGGCGAACTTCCCGGTCGATCCGCGCCGGCAGTCGGTGATGGGCCATTCGATGGGCGGCCATGGCGCGCTGACGGTGGCGCTGCGCAATCCCGACCGCTATCGCGCCGCCAGCGCGTTCTCGCCGATCGTCGCGCCCTCGCAGGTACCGTGGGGCGAGAAGGCGCTCACCGGCTATCTCGGCAGCGACAAGGCGGCGTGGCGCAAGCACGACGCGGTGGCGCTGATCGAGGACGGCGCGCGCGTCTCCGACCTGCTGGTCGATGTCGGCACCGCCGACCAGTTCCTGGAGCAGCAGCTGCGGCCGGAGCTGCTCAAGGCGGCCTGCGAGAAGGCCAACATTCCGCTGCTCTTGCGCAAGCAGGAGGGCTACGACCACAGCTACTACTTCATCTCGACCTACATGGCCGATCATCTGCGCTGGCACGCGGCCCGGCTCGGACGTTGA
- a CDS encoding response regulator transcription factor, translating into MRVLIVDDHPIVASGCRALLSADPDVVLIEAADAESGETSFIAERPDVCVIDINLPTVSGFELARRILAHDANARLIMFSMNDDPVFAARAIDIGAKGYVSKSGDPNDLAEAIREVARGGSYLPPAIARSIAFAGAAVAQSPLAKLTSRELEILRLLSAGKSLSEIAWLIHSSYKTVANTSSIIRQKLGVRTSGELVRLAIENGVA; encoded by the coding sequence ATGCGCGTACTGATCGTCGATGATCATCCCATCGTGGCCTCCGGCTGCCGCGCCCTGCTCTCGGCCGATCCCGACGTGGTGCTGATCGAGGCGGCCGACGCGGAAAGCGGCGAGACCAGCTTCATTGCCGAGCGTCCCGACGTCTGCGTTATCGACATCAACCTGCCGACCGTCTCCGGCTTCGAGCTGGCGCGCCGCATCCTGGCGCATGATGCGAACGCCCGCCTGATCATGTTCAGCATGAACGACGATCCGGTGTTCGCCGCCCGCGCCATCGACATCGGGGCCAAGGGCTATGTGTCGAAGAGCGGCGATCCGAACGATCTGGCGGAGGCGATCCGCGAGGTGGCGCGCGGCGGCAGCTATCTGCCGCCGGCGATCGCGCGCAGCATCGCGTTTGCAGGCGCGGCCGTCGCGCAGAGCCCGCTGGCGAAACTGACCTCGCGCGAGCTCGAGATCCTGCGCCTGCTCAGCGCCGGCAAGAGCCTGTCGGAGATCGCCTGGCTGATCCACTCGTCCTACAAGACGGTGGCCAACACCTCCTCGATCATCCGCCAGAAGCTCGGCGTGCGAACCTCGGGCGAGCTGGTGCGTTTGGCGATCGAGAACGGCGTCGCTTGA
- a CDS encoding ATP-binding protein: MWQNWSLRRRINVLLALVLTLGLGINIGRLALEAAPRVLAEDQSVIRLTRAFVETIMDEVNDAPDPDSRLNRIVSDLGQLRHVSVTRRGMPMQAPSSPGAGRAAPAWFIALVHPDKTSVSMPVIVAGRADTLVITSHPDDEIAEIWDGILTQLVVGSLVGLALFGITTLVVGRALAPLGDLSEAMSRIEAGAYDARVTPGGAPELAALCAKLNHLAGALGEAVEEKRRLAERTVSLQDLERKEIARELHDEFGPHLFALRAHASALMRLPDAAALDLAAMRRHGQAILDQVNAVQQFNRRILERLRPVGLAELGLREALGALVRLWRESRPEVAIETTVADTLVRSNETAELTIYRVVQEALTNVFRHAEATSVDVSIEPLQQTVAGHRRSYTRVRVRDDGRGLTPEHKLGFGLTGMRERLLALGGTLTVASTGTGVTIEALVPADAMAPADAA; this comes from the coding sequence ATGTGGCAGAATTGGTCGTTGCGCAGGCGCATCAACGTGCTGCTCGCTCTGGTGCTGACGCTCGGGCTCGGCATCAATATCGGCCGCCTCGCGCTGGAGGCGGCGCCGCGCGTGCTCGCCGAGGACCAGAGCGTCATCCGCCTGACCCGCGCCTTCGTCGAGACCATCATGGACGAGGTCAATGACGCGCCGGATCCGGACTCCCGGCTGAACCGCATCGTCAGCGATCTCGGCCAGCTGCGCCATGTCAGCGTCACCCGCCGGGGGATGCCGATGCAGGCGCCGTCCTCGCCCGGTGCGGGCCGCGCCGCGCCGGCCTGGTTCATCGCGCTGGTGCATCCCGACAAGACCTCGGTCAGCATGCCCGTGATCGTCGCCGGACGCGCCGACACGCTGGTGATCACCTCGCATCCCGACGACGAGATCGCCGAGATCTGGGACGGCATCCTCACGCAGCTGGTGGTCGGCTCGCTGGTCGGCCTGGCGCTGTTCGGCATCACCACGCTGGTGGTCGGCCGCGCGTTGGCGCCACTCGGCGATCTCTCCGAGGCGATGAGCCGGATCGAGGCGGGTGCCTATGACGCCCGCGTCACGCCGGGCGGCGCGCCGGAGCTCGCCGCGCTGTGCGCCAAGCTGAACCATCTCGCCGGCGCGCTCGGCGAGGCGGTGGAGGAGAAGCGGCGGCTCGCCGAGCGCACCGTGTCGCTGCAGGACCTCGAGCGCAAGGAGATCGCGCGCGAGCTGCATGACGAGTTCGGGCCGCATCTGTTCGCGTTGCGCGCCCATGCCAGCGCCCTGATGCGGCTGCCCGATGCCGCGGCTCTCGATCTAGCTGCGATGCGCCGGCACGGCCAGGCGATCCTCGACCAGGTCAACGCGGTGCAGCAGTTCAACCGCCGCATCCTGGAGCGGCTGCGCCCGGTCGGGCTCGCCGAGCTGGGCTTGCGCGAGGCGCTCGGCGCGCTGGTGCGGCTGTGGCGGGAGTCGCGGCCCGAGGTGGCAATCGAGACCACGGTCGCCGACACGCTCGTGCGCAGCAACGAGACCGCGGAGCTGACGATCTATCGCGTGGTGCAGGAGGCGCTGACCAACGTGTTCCGCCATGCCGAGGCCACCTCGGTCGATGTCAGCATCGAGCCGCTGCAGCAGACCGTGGCAGGGCATCGCCGCAGCTACACGCGGGTGCGCGTGCGCGACGACGGCCGCGGGCTCACGCCCGAGCACAAGCTCGGCTTTGGCCTGACCGGCATGCGCGAGCGGTTGCTGGCGCTCGGCGGTACGCTGACGGTGGCGTCCACGGGCACGGGGGTCACGATCGAGGCGCTGGTGCCGGCGGACGCCATGGCGCCAGCGGATGCGGCCTGA
- a CDS encoding DUF2934 domain-containing protein, whose translation MDQSSQTDLQHRIRERAHHLWEQAGCPDGRDDEFWHQAEHEIRDAEQLHDEATAPPPTILPG comes from the coding sequence ATGGACCAGAGCAGCCAAACCGATTTGCAGCACAGAATTCGCGAACGCGCCCATCATCTGTGGGAGCAGGCCGGGTGTCCGGACGGGCGCGACGACGAGTTCTGGCATCAGGCCGAGCATGAGATCCGCGACGCCGAGCAACTGCACGACGAGGCGACGGCTCCGCCGCCGACCATCCTGCCGGGGTGA
- a CDS encoding SDR family oxidoreductase, protein MSEQHPKPPFPPQQQSMPGTTAKMQPRPDHGESSYKGSGKLTGKKAVITGGDSGIGRAVAIAYAREGADVLIAYLEEHDDAREVQQLIEKEGRKAVLMPGNIQQPAHCRAIIQRAVDELGGIDILVNNAAHQATFSDIGDISDEEWEMTFRTNIHAMFYLTKAAVPHMKPGSAIVNTASVNSDMPNPSLLAYATTKGAIQNFTGGLAQMLAEKGIRANAVAPGPIWTPLIPSTMSEDRVKNFGQQVPMKRAGQPAELATAYVMLADPLSSYTSGTTVAVTGGKPFI, encoded by the coding sequence ATGTCCGAGCAGCACCCGAAGCCGCCCTTTCCGCCACAGCAACAGTCCATGCCCGGCACCACGGCAAAGATGCAGCCGAGACCCGATCATGGCGAGTCCAGCTACAAGGGCTCGGGCAAGCTGACAGGCAAGAAGGCCGTCATCACCGGGGGCGACAGCGGCATTGGCCGCGCCGTGGCGATCGCGTATGCCCGCGAGGGCGCCGATGTCCTGATCGCCTATCTCGAGGAGCACGACGACGCCCGCGAAGTCCAGCAGCTGATCGAGAAGGAAGGCCGCAAGGCGGTGCTGATGCCCGGCAACATCCAGCAGCCTGCGCATTGCCGGGCGATCATCCAGCGTGCCGTGGACGAACTCGGCGGCATCGACATCCTCGTCAACAACGCCGCGCACCAGGCGACCTTCAGCGACATCGGCGACATCTCGGATGAGGAGTGGGAGATGACCTTCCGCACCAACATCCACGCGATGTTCTACCTCACCAAGGCGGCGGTGCCGCACATGAAGCCGGGCAGCGCAATCGTCAATACGGCCTCGGTCAATTCCGACATGCCCAATCCGAGCCTGCTCGCCTACGCCACCACCAAGGGCGCGATCCAGAACTTCACCGGCGGCCTCGCCCAGATGCTGGCCGAGAAGGGCATCCGCGCCAACGCCGTGGCGCCGGGGCCGATCTGGACGCCGCTGATCCCGTCGACCATGTCCGAGGACAGGGTGAAGAACTTCGGCCAGCAGGTGCCGATGAAGCGCGCCGGCCAGCCGGCGGAGCTGGCGACCGCCTATGTGATGCTGGCGGACCCGCTGTCGAGCTACACGTCGGGCACGACGGTGGCGGTGACCGGAGGGAAGCCGTTTATTTGA
- a CDS encoding bacterioferritin-associated ferredoxin yields MIICSCNVISDTAIRDVVTAADITFGSPAQVYDCLGCSVQCGLCSRSVKRILDERTGEATVWPVQTEPAPCQLMSVA; encoded by the coding sequence ATGATCATTTGTTCCTGCAACGTCATCAGCGATACGGCCATTCGTGACGTCGTCACGGCGGCCGACATCACCTTCGGTTCGCCGGCGCAAGTCTATGATTGCCTCGGCTGCTCCGTACAATGCGGCCTCTGCTCGCGCTCGGTGAAGCGGATTTTGGACGAACGGACGGGCGAGGCGACGGTATGGCCGGTGCAGACCGAGCCCGCGCCGTGCCAGCTGATGTCGGTGGCGTAA